Proteins found in one Candidatus Margulisiibacteriota bacterium genomic segment:
- a CDS encoding helix-turn-helix transcriptional regulator yields the protein MANTVSENIRKLRIKKGISQDRLSKDADLALNTVVKIETGESPNPTVDTLEKLAKALGVPVAELFK from the coding sequence ATGGCAAATACAGTTAGCGAAAACATTCGCAAATTGCGAATCAAAAAAGGAATTTCACAAGATCGCCTCTCAAAAGACGCTGATTTGGCGTTAAATACCGTTGTAAAGATAGAAACAGGCGAAAGCCCGAATCCTACTGTCGATACATTAGAAAAACTAGCCAAAGCCCTCGGCGTGCCAGTGGCGGAATTGTTTAAATAA
- a CDS encoding DEAD/DEAH box helicase family protein, whose translation MDNFSQQIKTDELRKCQREAYSKILEHFSKPQAERSILVQLPTGTGKSALIAIAPFGLAKKKVLVLTPNVKLAKQIESDLDIINNTSGNIYKKLSLIETSTLSTLELYVLRLEGTVSQSDIAEHQILIANYQQLQDIEKWFKNEKEAVDLIIIDEAHHQEANTYQEIIKFFDKSKIIGLTATPFRSDGKKVEGNIIYKYHFHEAIKDGVIRNIKIINVSPQEVELSFTDDGSKIYSLEQILELKDEAWFNRGIALSPDCCGSIAQKAKEKLEELKAEFPNTKHQIIASAISKRHAREFVKPAFEKLGLKVGLVSSDAQDMATNDKVFDDLKYGKIEVIIHIGMLGEGFDHPPLGVAAIFRPYKSLNPFIQFLGRVIRRNDETSHCFVVSHIGLNQIKRFQEFKMFDYEDQKFLEELFTEKDTDDSFVKDGNKSGEKRDSEEEQLSIREVGDDVVNFESQFLSPEQGIEKLVGQVKQLSPEEKKSFFEKFGIDVADTELSVGKKVKRIKPVDKRKASRNLLNEKEKSITVDILKKLSLKTHDRNFNPLYTNLAWVKKKVSKEVNKKLSIKKNQRKTIDNTAFDGIEKNGLLKDVSSECLQYFQNKLNEK comes from the coding sequence ATGGATAACTTTTCACAACAAATTAAAACTGATGAGCTACGAAAATGCCAACGAGAGGCATATTCCAAAATTCTTGAGCATTTTTCAAAGCCACAAGCGGAAAGGAGCATACTTGTCCAGTTACCAACTGGAACAGGGAAAAGTGCTCTTATTGCAATTGCTCCGTTTGGTCTAGCCAAGAAAAAAGTTTTAGTGCTGACACCAAATGTTAAGCTCGCAAAACAGATCGAATCAGATTTAGATATTATAAATAACACATCAGGAAACATTTATAAAAAACTTAGTTTGATAGAAACGAGTACTTTGAGTACGCTTGAACTCTATGTTTTAAGACTAGAGGGAACAGTTAGCCAAAGCGATATTGCCGAACATCAAATTTTGATCGCTAATTATCAGCAGTTACAAGATATAGAAAAATGGTTTAAGAACGAGAAAGAAGCGGTTGATTTAATTATTATTGACGAAGCACATCATCAAGAGGCAAATACTTATCAAGAAATAATTAAATTTTTTGATAAGTCAAAAATTATTGGTCTGACAGCAACTCCCTTTCGTTCAGACGGCAAAAAAGTTGAGGGTAATATTATTTATAAATACCATTTTCACGAAGCGATCAAGGATGGTGTGATTCGAAATATAAAAATCATCAATGTTTCCCCCCAAGAAGTAGAACTATCTTTTACAGATGACGGCTCTAAAATTTATTCTCTCGAACAAATTTTAGAGCTCAAAGATGAAGCGTGGTTCAATAGAGGTATCGCATTGTCTCCCGATTGCTGTGGCTCAATTGCTCAAAAAGCTAAAGAAAAGTTAGAGGAACTAAAAGCAGAGTTTCCAAACACTAAACATCAAATAATCGCTTCAGCGATTAGCAAACGCCACGCACGGGAATTTGTTAAGCCCGCTTTTGAGAAACTTGGTTTGAAAGTTGGACTGGTAAGCTCGGATGCCCAAGACATGGCAACGAATGACAAAGTTTTTGACGATTTGAAGTATGGAAAAATTGAAGTGATAATTCATATTGGTATGCTTGGCGAGGGCTTTGATCACCCGCCACTTGGAGTCGCTGCAATTTTTAGACCATACAAGAGCTTAAATCCGTTCATTCAATTTCTTGGACGAGTTATTAGACGAAATGATGAAACTTCTCATTGCTTTGTTGTATCTCATATAGGATTAAACCAAATTAAACGCTTTCAAGAATTTAAGATGTTTGATTATGAAGATCAAAAATTTTTGGAGGAACTTTTTACAGAAAAAGATACGGACGATAGTTTTGTAAAAGACGGAAACAAGTCAGGCGAGAAAAGGGATTCCGAAGAAGAACAATTATCAATTCGAGAGGTTGGAGATGATGTTGTAAATTTCGAGTCCCAATTCCTTTCACCAGAGCAAGGAATAGAAAAACTGGTCGGACAAGTTAAGCAACTTTCACCGGAAGAAAAGAAGAGTTTTTTTGAAAAATTCGGAATAGATGTTGCGGATACAGAATTATCTGTTGGAAAAAAGGTAAAACGAATAAAACCAGTTGATAAAAGAAAGGCATCTCGTAATTTACTCAATGAGAAAGAAAAAAGTATAACTGTTGATATACTAAAGAAGTTATCCTTAAAAACACACGACCGAAATTTTAATCCTCTTTATACCAACCTTGCGTGGGTGAAAAAGAAGGTAAGTAAAGAGGTCAATAAAAAGTTATCGATCAAAAAGAATCAAAGGAAAACAATAGACAATACTGCTTTTGACGGAATTGAAAAGAACGGATTACTCAAGGATGTTTCAAGTGAGTGTTTACAGTATTTTCAAAATAAATTGAACGAAAAATAA
- a CDS encoding site-specific DNA-methyltransferase has translation MAKDYSKLEKDDLLKVIEKLESRKKYGLIWDEEKTKEQFEKESENALPVLKEVKGKEIKTDASKPTNILIEGDNYHALSVLNYTHQGKIDVIYIDPPYNTGNKDFKYNDDYVDKEDAYRHSKWLSFMSKRLRLAKGLLKEEGVIFISIDDNEVAQLRLLCNEIFGELNFIATLPTIMNLKGNQDQFGFAGTHEYTLVYCRNYSLAHIGEFTIEDDGLDEWEQDEYGYFKKGANLKATGVNAPRSKRPNLFFPIFITSGGNIYVTDNDKPESKKDIILMPITDSKEMSWRWGKNKIRNERHNIIFENNGSNAIYKKQRPSLGDIPSKKPKTVFYKPEYSSGNGTAQLKDIFGDKIFNNPKPLDLIKDFIVLGADNQGIVLDFMAGSGTAGHAVLELNKKDSGNRQFILCTNNELNGFEKELKEKGLSDKEIQEHGICRRVTYPRIEKAIKGYKTPKGEKIEALGGNLKYYKTAFVKNSISRDDLKIRITRECTEMLCLREGIFDEVTAKPDYHIFEQNGKIMAIYYALERDGLEQLKKEMDKMKGEKILYCFTLDPLGLNKNDFVDWQGVSLEPIPQKILDIYEQIYEY, from the coding sequence ATGGCAAAAGATTATTCAAAACTGGAAAAAGACGACTTGCTCAAAGTCATTGAAAAACTGGAATCCCGCAAAAAATACGGGTTGATTTGGGACGAGGAAAAAACCAAAGAGCAATTTGAAAAAGAATCAGAAAATGCCTTGCCAGTTTTAAAAGAGGTCAAAGGCAAAGAAATCAAAACCGACGCGAGCAAGCCAACCAATATTTTAATTGAAGGCGATAATTATCACGCCTTATCTGTTTTGAACTACACCCACCAAGGCAAAATTGATGTTATCTATATTGATCCACCATATAACACAGGGAATAAAGATTTTAAATACAACGACGATTATGTAGATAAAGAGGACGCATATCGCCACAGCAAATGGCTTTCTTTTATGAGTAAGCGTTTGCGCCTTGCAAAAGGTTTATTAAAGGAAGAGGGTGTGATTTTTATATCAATTGACGATAACGAAGTCGCACAACTTCGTTTGTTATGCAATGAAATATTTGGTGAACTAAATTTTATCGCGACATTACCAACAATAATGAATTTGAAAGGCAACCAAGATCAATTTGGTTTTGCTGGAACACATGAATATACGCTTGTTTATTGTAGAAATTATTCGTTAGCTCATATCGGAGAATTTACTATCGAAGATGACGGCTTGGATGAATGGGAGCAGGATGAATATGGTTATTTTAAAAAAGGGGCAAACCTAAAAGCTACTGGCGTTAATGCTCCGAGAAGCAAGAGACCCAATCTATTTTTTCCTATATTTATTACATCTGGCGGGAATATCTATGTAACAGATAACGACAAACCGGAAAGCAAAAAAGATATTATTTTAATGCCAATTACCGACAGCAAAGAAATGTCATGGCGTTGGGGTAAAAACAAGATAAGAAATGAAAGACACAATATCATTTTTGAAAATAATGGAAGCAACGCAATTTATAAAAAACAAAGACCCTCACTTGGTGATATTCCTTCGAAAAAACCAAAAACAGTTTTTTATAAGCCCGAATATAGCAGTGGCAATGGGACAGCTCAATTAAAGGATATTTTTGGCGACAAAATATTTAATAACCCGAAGCCACTAGACTTGATTAAAGACTTTATTGTTCTTGGAGCTGACAATCAAGGAATAGTATTGGATTTTATGGCTGGATCAGGCACTGCCGGTCATGCAGTTTTAGAATTGAATAAAAAAGATAGTGGCAATCGACAATTTATTTTATGCACCAACAATGAACTTAACGGTTTTGAAAAAGAGCTTAAAGAAAAGGGATTGAGCGATAAAGAAATCCAAGAGCATGGAATTTGTAGAAGAGTAACTTATCCGAGAATAGAAAAAGCAATTAAAGGATACAAAACACCAAAAGGCGAAAAGATTGAAGCACTTGGCGGAAACTTAAAATACTACAAAACCGCTTTCGTTAAAAATTCTATCAGCCGAGATGATTTGAAAATACGCATTACCCGCGAATGTACAGAAATGCTTTGTTTGCGGGAAGGAATTTTTGACGAGGTAACAGCAAAACCTGACTATCATATTTTTGAACAAAATGGCAAAATAATGGCGATATATTATGCGTTAGAGCGGGACGGCTTGGAGCAATTGAAAAAGGAAATGGACAAAATGAAAGGCGAAAAGATTTTGTATTGCTTCACGCTTGATCCGTTGGGATTAAATAAAAACGATTTTGTTGATTGGCAAGGCGTAAGTTTGGAGCCGATACCACAAAAAATATTAGATATTTACGAGCAAATATATGAATATTAA
- a CDS encoding DEAD/DEAH box helicase family protein produces MNINLKQYQETAVGELIATIKTLLTKEGEKKVCVFQAPTGSGKTLMTAKFIEEIIRELPETDLCFVWVSIGKGELHLQSKRSLEKVFGGAPRVSLVEEEFTGGRERIVRNEVVVVNWEKLRSKYNKDEGENKKGDWKNILMKNGEKLNFRDVLAKTREQRKVILIIDESHIGATAERTNELRDEINADVILEMSATPKIKPDARDLARGTAGYVFVEPKDVIDEGMIKKELIINEKIDEITDNEADSQEVVLEIAYKKRLELKKLFEVEKSNINPLVLVQIPTAEAGEDKIKAVKKFLADKGITERKDGHGNGKLAIWLSEQKSETLDWVSEPDNEIEFLIFKQAIDTGWDCPRAHILVKFRESRSETFEIQTVGRILRMPEQKHYASEDLNRGYIYTNVQSIIVKKEEYNPNIIKHLKATRKDIYKNIAITSYYKSRADYGDITSSFSAVFEKMTCEHFDLKGDHTFFAQNVKKLEDQGVIIDVTKYQQEIIANAKIEGTTFDEIEGKIDSEARARLTIAGNDLQALFEQIIKAHLGSFKNIKRSVPAVKTAIYSYFRKYLGSKAWPEEAILVQMVIVHNGNRIKFEEILAQAVEKYKAVREKEIQKRVQESEKWYEFEIAKESFFNQHTDELVDYEKYVYEPCYLSVARLNPERNFEKFLAENSDKIVWWWKNGENKQDYFGVKYEYPVGVIHTFYPDYLVQLADGRIGIIETKDMGDRDGGNYTKAKAEKLQEYIKEQKGKKLFGGIAIEKSDGWKINQKDKYDWSKCERNDWSDWEKLDLK; encoded by the coding sequence ATGAATATTAATTTAAAACAATATCAAGAAACAGCGGTCGGCGAGCTTATCGCCACCATTAAAACACTTCTCACAAAAGAGGGCGAAAAGAAAGTGTGTGTTTTTCAAGCTCCGACAGGAAGCGGAAAAACTTTGATGACAGCCAAATTTATTGAAGAAATCATCAGAGAACTGCCGGAAACGGATTTATGTTTCGTGTGGGTAAGCATTGGCAAAGGTGAACTGCACTTGCAAAGCAAACGCAGTTTAGAAAAAGTTTTTGGCGGTGCGCCGAGAGTGTCGCTGGTTGAAGAAGAATTTACTGGCGGGCGGGAGCGGATTGTTCGCAATGAGGTTGTTGTGGTGAACTGGGAAAAATTGCGAAGCAAGTACAACAAAGACGAGGGAGAGAACAAAAAAGGTGACTGGAAAAATATATTGATGAAAAACGGCGAAAAGCTGAATTTTCGCGATGTGTTGGCAAAGACGCGCGAACAGCGGAAAGTCATCTTGATTATTGACGAAAGCCATATCGGAGCGACTGCTGAACGAACAAACGAATTGCGGGACGAGATAAACGCTGATGTGATTTTGGAAATGAGCGCAACGCCTAAAATAAAGCCCGATGCCCGTGATTTGGCGCGCGGAACGGCGGGATATGTTTTTGTTGAGCCGAAAGATGTGATTGACGAAGGCATGATCAAGAAAGAATTGATTATCAATGAAAAAATTGACGAGATAACAGATAACGAAGCCGATTCGCAAGAAGTGGTTTTGGAAATTGCGTATAAAAAACGGCTGGAATTGAAAAAACTTTTTGAAGTTGAGAAATCAAACATCAATCCGCTTGTTTTGGTACAGATACCAACAGCCGAAGCGGGCGAAGATAAAATCAAGGCAGTCAAAAAGTTTTTGGCTGACAAGGGAATAACAGAAAGAAAAGACGGGCATGGCAACGGCAAGCTGGCCATTTGGCTTTCGGAGCAAAAATCCGAAACATTGGACTGGGTATCAGAGCCAGACAATGAAATTGAATTTCTAATTTTCAAACAAGCGATTGATACTGGCTGGGATTGTCCGCGCGCTCATATTTTGGTGAAGTTTAGAGAATCGCGTAGCGAAACTTTTGAAATCCAAACAGTCGGGCGTATTTTGCGTATGCCTGAACAAAAGCATTACGCCAGCGAAGACTTGAATCGTGGCTATATCTATACGAATGTCCAAAGCATTATTGTCAAAAAAGAAGAATACAATCCGAACATTATCAAGCACCTAAAAGCAACGCGAAAAGATATTTACAAAAATATCGCGATTACTTCCTACTATAAATCGCGCGCCGATTATGGAGATATTACTTCCAGTTTTTCGGCTGTGTTTGAAAAAATGACATGCGAACACTTTGACTTAAAAGGCGACCATACTTTCTTTGCGCAAAATGTGAAGAAATTGGAAGATCAAGGCGTGATTATTGATGTTACAAAATATCAACAGGAAATTATCGCCAACGCCAAAATTGAAGGCACAACATTTGACGAGATTGAGGGCAAAATTGATTCCGAAGCGCGCGCTCGTCTTACAATCGCCGGTAATGATTTACAGGCATTGTTTGAGCAAATTATAAAAGCTCATCTCGGTTCGTTCAAAAATATCAAAAGGTCAGTGCCAGCCGTAAAAACTGCAATTTATTCGTATTTTAGAAAATATCTTGGTTCAAAAGCATGGCCAGAAGAAGCAATCCTCGTGCAAATGGTGATTGTCCACAACGGCAATAGAATAAAGTTTGAGGAAATTTTGGCACAAGCTGTTGAAAAATACAAAGCGGTTAGAGAAAAGGAAATCCAAAAGAGAGTTCAAGAAAGCGAGAAATGGTATGAGTTCGAAATTGCCAAAGAGAGTTTTTTCAATCAGCACACGGACGAACTGGTGGATTATGAAAAATATGTTTATGAGCCGTGTTATTTGAGCGTGGCGCGCCTTAATCCTGAAAGGAATTTTGAAAAGTTTTTGGCGGAAAATAGCGATAAAATAGTTTGGTGGTGGAAAAATGGCGAAAACAAACAAGATTATTTTGGCGTTAAATACGAATACCCCGTCGGAGTGATTCATACTTTCTACCCTGATTATCTCGTGCAATTAGCTGACGGACGAATTGGAATTATTGAAACGAAAGACATGGGAGATCGCGACGGCGGAAACTATACAAAAGCTAAAGCGGAAAAATTGCAGGAATATATCAAAGAGCAGAAAGGCAAAAAACTTTTCGGTGGTATTGCGATTGAAAAAAGCGACGGCTGGAAGATAAATCAAAAAGATAAATACGATTGGAGCAAGTGCGAAAGGAATGATTGGAGCGATTGGGAAAAATTGGATTTGAAATAA
- a CDS encoding CBASS oligonucleotide cyclase: MATTITTSFQKLKENLEITGLQKSTTSTRQENVRDVVANEMDVLDSFLTGSYARSTMIAPLVKADIDILIVLDPKYFESDGQASLLDKVKRALLKTYTKTPKISRNGQAVTITFTDFIVDVVPAFNRKGGGYLIPDTIPKVWIATNPKIHVDVMASENKSHNGDLVPIIKMVKGWNKNINDDFVSFYLELLAIKIFKNVTINDYPSGMRFFFDKGREAIKYKVQDPVEYGSQINPLRNCQTVDNAVGRFETAYNRAIKAEQYAKNGNTENAIDEWKKIFGDYFPAYG; the protein is encoded by the coding sequence ATGGCAACAACTATTACAACATCATTCCAAAAACTAAAAGAAAACCTTGAAATAACAGGGCTTCAAAAAAGCACAACTTCAACTCGTCAAGAAAATGTTCGCGATGTTGTGGCGAATGAAATGGATGTTTTAGATTCTTTTTTAACTGGCTCATATGCAAGATCAACAATGATTGCTCCTCTCGTGAAAGCAGATATTGATATTCTCATTGTTCTTGATCCGAAATATTTTGAGTCAGACGGACAGGCAAGTTTGTTGGATAAAGTAAAAAGAGCGTTACTAAAAACCTATACAAAAACTCCAAAAATAAGCAGAAACGGACAAGCAGTTACTATCACTTTCACGGATTTTATTGTTGATGTTGTTCCTGCTTTTAATAGAAAGGGTGGAGGTTATTTAATTCCAGACACGATTCCGAAAGTTTGGATAGCCACAAACCCCAAAATCCATGTTGATGTAATGGCTAGCGAAAACAAAAGTCATAATGGCGATTTAGTACCAATTATAAAAATGGTTAAAGGCTGGAACAAAAATATCAACGATGATTTTGTTTCATTTTATTTAGAATTATTAGCAATCAAGATTTTTAAAAATGTTACTATCAACGACTATCCCAGCGGAATGAGATTTTTCTTTGATAAAGGACGGGAGGCAATAAAATATAAAGTTCAAGATCCAGTTGAATATGGCAGTCAAATAAATCCATTAAGAAATTGTCAAACTGTTGATAACGCAGTAGGTAGATTTGAAACTGCATACAATCGGGCAATTAAAGCTGAACAGTATGCTAAAAATGGAAATACTGAAAATGCTATTGATGAGTGGAAAAAAATATTTGGTGATTATTTTCCAGCATACGGATAA
- a CDS encoding SLATT domain-containing protein, with protein MNNQEKIINEAKRIEEDSIYSAKGHFYAGQCWVNMNLWLGGISAVLSAIAGASALSQFDYHNIVAGGLSIIVAGLTAVITFINPSERSVVHQKIGNEYNALRNDTRIFYDIEVNNMDEKRAIEDLKKLNDKRNKLNLESHQIPKWAFEKARKGIEEGEAKYKVDN; from the coding sequence ATGAATAATCAAGAAAAAATTATAAACGAGGCCAAAAGAATTGAGGAAGACAGTATTTACTCTGCCAAAGGTCATTTTTATGCTGGTCAATGTTGGGTAAATATGAACCTTTGGCTCGGCGGAATTTCCGCTGTTCTTTCTGCAATCGCTGGGGCTTCCGCTCTATCTCAATTCGATTATCACAACATCGTCGCTGGCGGACTTTCAATTATTGTAGCTGGCTTAACTGCTGTGATTACTTTTATAAATCCAAGCGAGCGATCAGTCGTTCATCAAAAGATTGGAAACGAATATAATGCTTTGCGAAATGATACAAGAATATTTTATGATATTGAGGTTAATAATATGGACGAGAAACGGGCGATTGAAGATTTGAAAAAGTTAAACGATAAAAGAAACAAATTAAATTTGGAATCCCACCAAATCCCCAAATGGGCTTTTGAAAAAGCCCGAAAAGGGATTGAAGAAGGAGAAGCAAAATACAAAGTTGATAATTAA
- a CDS encoding DUF1761 domain-containing protein: MIIQGVNIWAAITGSLISFIVSFVWYMILFRAPYIEGLGKTAEQLAKGPSMLVASVLQLIGYLVTAVVLAWLMKRTGLQSVSQGLLLAVVVWGGFVAAVLGPFYAFEAFSLNFFFITAGNVLVSLLIMGAIFGSWK; the protein is encoded by the coding sequence ATGATTATTCAAGGAGTAAATATTTGGGCCGCAATCACTGGTTCGCTTATTAGTTTCATCGTCAGTTTTGTTTGGTATATGATCCTTTTTCGCGCCCCGTACATAGAGGGGCTTGGCAAGACCGCGGAGCAGCTGGCCAAAGGGCCTTCGATGCTAGTTGCTTCCGTCCTTCAGCTGATCGGCTACCTGGTGACCGCCGTTGTTCTGGCCTGGCTGATGAAACGCACTGGTCTGCAATCGGTCAGCCAGGGGTTGTTGTTGGCGGTCGTGGTTTGGGGTGGTTTTGTCGCGGCTGTTCTCGGGCCTTTTTACGCTTTTGAAGCCTTCTCCCTGAATTTCTTTTTTATTACTGCGGGGAATGTCCTGGTTTCGCTTTTGATCATGGGGGCGATCTTCGGAAGTTGGAAATGA
- a CDS encoding PEP/pyruvate-binding domain-containing protein, protein MSGIRVSTKSYGEYHFVPVEKGVCASRSGRIIIAGTPVIGGKGGGTAFLDEKLNHLPQARISIPRSIIIGSGFFPFLPREIKPEITPIDVKALTPSRISQLFDILKRYLRGPIAIRSSGQVEDLGGSVAAGIFETEFDSGELNTTKDRDRFVAKLLNVLNSAFARKAQPYWERQGYSRIPQIPVLIQEVVGRQWEFAPEYFCPELAGIINTSIRNARMVATVLGLGVAAVSDSGSGLLHKLPKACGDRRIAPRHLSIEGRLNTGGIYAVNTKTGNQEYLTGPRAAVLFPPLYVETLEKRFPDMQLKLGEFAHFLEEASTPRRPYDIEYAVNNGHIVITQARPVLERRPLVKPKERLLFETTDLIGYVDSRKFDSIIRIKGDVLPSTETIKELMKKYPNSLLILDVYVMYTLTSSEMEREIVPYTNAILVIDRNATGHKAGTGIQHFNLNLANEQKALLYAANDNFIEGIGEKADSVEKFNLGFSGADTTVYRFNPPVVLAADDVAGWGALFTYR, encoded by the coding sequence ATGAGCGGCATTAGGGTTTCGACCAAATCGTACGGTGAATACCATTTCGTCCCGGTAGAAAAAGGGGTCTGCGCCAGCCGCTCGGGCCGGATAATTATCGCCGGAACGCCGGTCATTGGCGGAAAAGGGGGCGGGACCGCCTTTTTGGACGAAAAATTGAACCATTTGCCGCAAGCAAGGATCAGCATCCCGCGATCGATTATCATCGGCTCGGGGTTTTTTCCCTTCCTTCCCCGTGAGATCAAACCCGAGATCACGCCAATAGACGTAAAAGCACTAACTCCGTCCAGGATCAGCCAGCTATTCGATATTTTAAAAAGATACTTAAGGGGACCAATCGCGATCCGTTCTTCCGGCCAGGTTGAAGACCTCGGCGGCTCGGTCGCGGCCGGGATATTTGAGACTGAATTCGATTCCGGCGAGCTTAACACGACCAAGGACAGAGACCGCTTTGTCGCGAAACTGTTGAACGTTTTAAACTCCGCCTTCGCCCGGAAAGCCCAGCCCTATTGGGAAAGACAGGGTTATTCCCGCATCCCGCAGATCCCGGTCCTGATCCAGGAAGTCGTCGGCCGGCAATGGGAATTCGCGCCAGAATATTTCTGCCCGGAATTGGCCGGGATCATCAACACCTCGATCCGGAACGCCAGAATGGTCGCGACGGTCCTGGGGCTGGGAGTGGCCGCGGTTAGCGACAGCGGGTCCGGGTTGCTGCACAAACTCCCCAAAGCCTGCGGCGACCGGAGGATCGCCCCGCGCCATCTTTCCATTGAAGGCCGTTTAAATACCGGCGGGATTTATGCCGTCAATACCAAAACGGGCAACCAGGAATACCTGACCGGGCCGCGGGCGGCCGTTTTATTTCCGCCCCTTTACGTGGAAACCTTAGAAAAACGCTTCCCGGATATGCAGCTCAAGTTGGGGGAATTTGCCCACTTTTTAGAAGAGGCTTCAACACCAAGACGGCCGTATGACATTGAGTACGCGGTCAATAACGGCCATATCGTGATCACCCAGGCCCGACCGGTCCTGGAAAGAAGGCCCCTGGTCAAACCAAAAGAGCGGCTCCTTTTTGAAACGACCGATCTGATCGGCTATGTCGATTCCAGGAAATTCGATTCGATCATCAGGATCAAGGGGGATGTCCTTCCCTCGACCGAAACGATCAAAGAGTTGATGAAAAAATATCCAAATAGCCTGCTAATCCTCGATGTTTACGTGATGTACACTTTGACCTCAAGCGAAATGGAAAGAGAGATTGTCCCCTACACCAACGCGATCCTGGTTATTGACCGGAACGCTACCGGACATAAAGCCGGGACCGGGATCCAACATTTCAACCTTAACCTGGCCAACGAACAAAAAGCCCTGCTTTACGCCGCCAACGACAATTTTATTGAAGGGATCGGGGAAAAGGCTGACTCGGTCGAAAAGTTCAATCTGGGGTTTTCCGGCGCCGATACGACTGTTTACCGGTTCAATCCGCCGGTCGTGCTGGCCGCCGACGATGTAGCCGGCTGGGGCGCCCTCTTCACCTACCGTTAA
- a CDS encoding DNA alkylation repair protein, with translation MNLKELLAELKKHANPKSVAGMARFGINPNNTLGISIPTLRALAKKIGKDHQLAAELWQTGIHEARLLAGFIDDYKQVTERQMERWVKDFDSWDICDQVCSNLFDKTPLPYKKAKEWAVRKEEFVRRAGFVMMACLAVHDKKAPDEKFEPFFPLIKKYSTDERNFVKKAVNWALRQIGKRNKTLKAKALKLGEEIVKIDSPAAKWIARDAIRELKSRAI, from the coding sequence ATGAATTTAAAAGAACTTCTCGCCGAACTCAAAAAACACGCCAACCCAAAAAGTGTCGCCGGCATGGCCCGCTTTGGGATTAATCCTAATAATACGCTTGGCATCAGTATCCCGACCCTCCGTGCTTTGGCCAAGAAAATAGGGAAGGACCACCAGTTGGCGGCGGAGTTATGGCAAACCGGGATCCACGAGGCGAGGCTACTGGCCGGATTTATCGATGACTATAAACAGGTCACCGAACGGCAGATGGAGCGCTGGGTCAAAGATTTTGACTCCTGGGACATCTGCGACCAGGTTTGTTCCAATCTTTTTGATAAAACTCCTTTGCCTTATAAAAAGGCGAAAGAGTGGGCTGTTAGAAAAGAGGAATTTGTCCGGCGGGCCGGGTTCGTAATGATGGCTTGTCTGGCGGTCCATGATAAGAAAGCGCCGGACGAGAAATTTGAGCCCTTTTTCCCGCTGATCAAGAAATATTCGACCGATGAGCGGAACTTCGTGAAGAAAGCGGTCAATTGGGCTTTACGGCAGATCGGCAAACGGAATAAAACGCTTAAGGCTAAAGCGCTCAAGCTTGGGGAAGAGATCGTTAAAATTGATTCGCCGGCCGCCAAGTGGATCGCTCGCGACGCCATCAGGGAATTGAAAAGCCGGGCGATTTGA
- a CDS encoding HNH endonuclease yields MANGKVLVLNASFMPINITSWRRAMGLLYKGKATGLVYNGKMINGQFRLPEVIRLTHYVFVPFSDVVFSRKNIFLRDNHTCQYCGKKHVTLTIDHVIPKSRGGRDVWENVVVCCSSCNSRKGDRHYEEVGLNLRIKPYRPSSTLYLHITRIAAPESWNRYFFRAPESSSIRNPGEATISV; encoded by the coding sequence ATGGCAAATGGGAAAGTTCTGGTCCTGAATGCTTCCTTCATGCCGATCAATATTACCAGTTGGCGTCGGGCGATGGGCCTGCTCTACAAGGGTAAAGCGACCGGTCTGGTCTATAACGGCAAAATGATCAACGGCCAATTTCGTCTCCCCGAAGTTATCCGCTTGACCCATTACGTTTTTGTGCCGTTCTCCGACGTTGTTTTTTCCCGCAAGAACATCTTTCTGCGTGATAATCATACTTGCCAGTATTGCGGCAAAAAGCATGTTACCCTAACCATCGATCACGTTATTCCGAAAAGCCGGGGTGGGCGCGATGTGTGGGAGAATGTGGTTGTCTGCTGTTCGTCGTGCAATAGCCGCAAAGGAGACCGTCATTACGAAGAAGTGGGGCTCAACCTGCGGATTAAACCGTACCGGCCGTCTTCGACCCTTTATCTGCATATTACCCGGATCGCCGCGCCGGAGAGCTGGAACCGCTATTTCTTCCGCGCTCCGGAGAGCTCTTCTATTCGTAATCCAGGGGAAGCGACAATTTCTGTTTGA